A window of Dorea formicigenerans contains these coding sequences:
- the frr gene encoding ribosome recycling factor: MNEKLKVYDTKMQKTMDSLDSEMGTIRAGRANPNVLNRIMVDYYGTPTPIQQVANVSVPEPRMIQIQPWEKSMLKVIEKAIMVSDLGINPTNDGTAVRLIFPELTEERRKELVKDVKKKGEAAKVAIRNIRRDGNDAFKKLKGSDVSEDEIKNLEDELQKMTDKYVKEIDSAVEVKSKEVMTV; the protein is encoded by the coding sequence ATGAATGAGAAATTAAAAGTATATGATACAAAGATGCAGAAGACAATGGATAGTCTGGACAGTGAGATGGGAACGATTCGTGCAGGACGTGCCAATCCGAATGTGCTGAACAGAATTATGGTAGATTATTATGGAACACCAACACCAATCCAACAGGTAGCGAACGTATCTGTTCCGGAACCGAGAATGATTCAGATTCAGCCATGGGAGAAGAGCATGCTCAAAGTTATCGAGAAAGCGATCATGGTTTCTGATCTGGGTATCAATCCGACAAATGATGGAACTGCTGTAAGACTGATCTTTCCGGAACTTACAGAAGAACGACGTAAAGAGCTTGTAAAAGATGTTAAGAAAAAAGGCGAGGCGGCGAAAGTTGCAATTCGTAACATCCGTCGTGATGGAAATGATGCATTTAAGAAGCTGAAAGGTTCTGATGTTTCTGAAGATGAGATCAAGAATCTGGAAGATGAACTTCAGAAGATGACGGATAAGTATGTTAAAGAGATTGACAGTGCTGTTGAAGTAAAATCAAAAGAAGTTATGACTGTATAG
- a CDS encoding transglutaminase domain-containing protein has protein sequence MEKKKKRRRHRGLGFLILVMGVLIVCGVYQYREYGNIKDVMLKLIGQDPVIYQHVSEEIVEMDGKFYYQQLSEEEQTVYQELLQGLLEHVEQIHVHSQKPERVNELLVYVLNDYPEIFWSDGTASSTAYSGLQNYTSVMPGYLYTKEECEKKKTQIDMEVSECLSGISENASDYEKILYDYEYIVNQVDYDDAAEDNQNICSVFIGKKSVCAGYSKAMQYLMEKQGLFCTYVTGEVTESFSDGDGHKIPHAWNLVKCDGDYYYVDVTWGDPIFQESEEEAENVMDDEIRDNISYDYMLCDDDELFRTHTPDLEVELPDCTKMDLNYYVVNGMYYTEYDGQTALKVMNQVISARETKVVLKYSDESVYKTAKEDILNNEVKRAAQNLAQWYHLTEVSYSYIDDKKMNKITIFWKYS, from the coding sequence ATGGAAAAAAAGAAGAAAAGAAGACGCCATAGAGGTTTGGGATTCCTGATTTTAGTAATGGGAGTTTTGATTGTCTGTGGAGTATATCAATACAGGGAATATGGCAATATAAAAGATGTCATGCTGAAATTAATTGGTCAGGATCCGGTGATATATCAGCATGTTTCAGAAGAAATCGTAGAAATGGACGGTAAATTTTATTATCAGCAACTAAGTGAAGAAGAGCAGACAGTGTATCAGGAGCTTTTGCAGGGGCTTTTGGAACATGTAGAGCAAATTCATGTGCACAGCCAGAAGCCGGAACGTGTTAATGAACTTCTTGTTTATGTGTTGAATGATTATCCAGAGATTTTCTGGAGCGATGGGACAGCTTCTTCCACAGCCTATTCTGGACTTCAGAATTATACGTCTGTGATGCCGGGATATTTGTATACGAAAGAAGAATGTGAGAAAAAGAAGACACAGATTGACATGGAGGTGTCGGAGTGTCTGTCCGGTATCAGTGAAAATGCTTCGGATTATGAGAAGATTCTTTATGATTATGAGTATATTGTGAATCAGGTGGATTATGATGATGCAGCAGAAGATAACCAAAATATTTGCAGTGTATTTATTGGAAAAAAGTCAGTGTGTGCCGGTTATTCTAAAGCAATGCAGTATCTCATGGAGAAGCAGGGGCTGTTCTGCACTTATGTTACTGGGGAGGTGACAGAATCTTTCAGTGATGGTGATGGTCATAAGATTCCTCATGCATGGAATTTGGTGAAATGTGACGGCGATTATTATTATGTGGATGTGACGTGGGGAGATCCAATTTTCCAGGAGTCGGAAGAGGAGGCTGAAAATGTAATGGATGACGAAATTCGTGACAATATCAGCTACGATTATATGCTTTGTGATGATGATGAGTTGTTTCGGACTCATACGCCGGATTTGGAAGTAGAACTTCCAGATTGTACGAAGATGGATTTGAATTATTATGTAGTTAATGGAATGTATTATACAGAATATGATGGTCAGACGGCGCTTAAAGTAATGAACCAGGTGATTTCGGCGAGAGAGACGAAAGTTGTACTGAAATATTCCGATGAATCAGTTTATAAAACTGCAAAAGAAGACATTTTAAATAACGAGGTGAAGCGTGCTGCACAGAATCTGGCGCAGTGGTATCATTTGACAGAAGTCTCCTACAGTTACATAGATGACAAAAAAATGAATAAAATTACAATTTTCTGGAAATATTCTTAA
- the rseP gene encoding RIP metalloprotease RseP, which produces MGIIFAILIFSFIVFFHELGHFTLAKLNGIDVQEFAIGMGPTLFSKEYKGTVYAVHLLPIGGFCAMGEDDEETESPGNFNKKSVWARISVIAAGPIFNFIMAFVLAVILTAMVGYDKPVISSVEEGYSAAEAGIQEGDTIVRMGGKKINVFREITYYNQFHQGETVKVTYLHDGEKHTATLVPKMDDELGYYRIGISGGGNTKANAWTSVQYGAYEVKFWVCTTFESLKQLVTGNVGVKQLSGPVGIVNMVDTTYNESKSYGVFIVIAQFLNIGILLSANLGVMNLLPLPALDGGRLVFLLIEAIRRKRIPPEKEGYVHLAGMALLMILMVVVMYNDIARIFF; this is translated from the coding sequence TTGGGTATTATATTTGCAATCTTAATTTTTAGTTTTATTGTGTTCTTTCATGAACTTGGACATTTTACACTTGCAAAGTTAAACGGCATTGATGTACAGGAATTTGCTATTGGCATGGGTCCGACATTATTTTCAAAAGAATACAAAGGGACAGTTTACGCTGTACATTTGTTGCCAATCGGTGGATTTTGTGCAATGGGCGAAGACGATGAAGAGACAGAGTCACCTGGAAACTTCAATAAAAAATCTGTATGGGCAAGAATTTCAGTCATTGCAGCGGGACCGATTTTTAACTTTATTATGGCATTTGTTCTCGCTGTAATTTTGACAGCAATGGTCGGATATGATAAACCAGTTATCTCGAGTGTAGAAGAAGGATATTCTGCGGCAGAGGCCGGCATACAAGAGGGAGACACCATTGTTCGGATGGGTGGAAAGAAGATTAATGTTTTCCGTGAGATCACTTATTATAACCAATTCCATCAAGGAGAGACAGTAAAAGTAACATATCTTCATGACGGAGAAAAACATACAGCGACATTAGTACCGAAGATGGATGACGAACTTGGATATTATCGTATCGGAATCAGTGGAGGTGGAAATACAAAAGCAAATGCATGGACATCTGTTCAATATGGTGCGTACGAAGTTAAATTCTGGGTATGTACTACATTTGAAAGTCTAAAACAACTGGTGACAGGAAACGTAGGCGTCAAACAATTATCCGGTCCAGTGGGAATCGTAAATATGGTAGATACAACTTATAATGAAAGCAAGTCATATGGTGTATTTATTGTAATAGCACAATTCCTTAATATTGGAATTCTGCTATCGGCAAACTTAGGGGTCATGAATTTATTACCCTTACCGGCATTGGACGGAGGACGACTTGTATTTTTACTCATAGAGGCAATCCGTAGAAAACGGATTCCACCGGAGAAAGAAGGTTACGTGCATCTGGCAGGCATGGCACTTCTAATGATTTTGATGGTAGTAGTGATGTATAACGATATTGCCAGAATTTTCTTTTAA
- a CDS encoding peptidoglycan-binding domain-containing protein, with product MSIFHITDTPDWGQLKINLTSRIHAHPIENARISISYTGVPDETLEELTTDSSGQTDTINLPAPPIEYSLDETNELQPYSEYTISVEAAGYESIQIAGAEILSTVTAIQNISMRPLIPDTNQNSIYVIPAHTLYGNYPAKIPEEEIKPLTESGEIVLSRVVIPEYIVVHDGSPRDSTAKNYYVRYKDYIKNVASSEIYATWPTNTIRANVLAIMSFTLNRVYTEWYRNQGYDFTITSSTAFDHKWIPERNIYDSISIIVDELFADYLARPNVRQPILTQYCDGRQVQCPNWMTQWGSKTLGDQGYTPIQILRYYYGDDMYINTASAISGIPSSWPGYDLSIGSTGDKVRQMQEQLLVISDAYPAIPKIDADGIFGPATEAAVRKFQLIFGLPVTGIVDYKTWYKISEIYVGVSRIAELN from the coding sequence ATGAGCATTTTTCATATAACCGACACGCCGGATTGGGGGCAGTTGAAAATAAATCTGACTTCCAGGATTCATGCACATCCTATTGAAAATGCACGTATTTCGATTTCATACACTGGAGTCCCTGATGAGACATTGGAAGAGTTGACTACAGATTCTTCCGGTCAGACCGACACCATTAATCTTCCTGCACCTCCAATTGAATACAGCTTAGATGAAACAAACGAATTGCAGCCCTATTCTGAATATACAATTTCTGTGGAAGCAGCAGGCTATGAATCTATCCAGATTGCAGGTGCTGAGATTCTATCCACAGTCACAGCTATCCAGAATATTTCCATGCGTCCGCTCATTCCTGACACAAATCAAAATTCTATTTATGTGATACCTGCACATACATTATATGGAAATTACCCGGCGAAAATACCGGAGGAAGAAATCAAACCATTAACCGAAAGCGGTGAAATTGTCTTAAGCCGGGTCGTTATTCCCGAATACATCGTTGTTCATGATGGAAGTCCGAGAGACTCCACCGCTAAAAATTATTATGTCCGTTACAAAGATTACATCAAAAATGTGGCATCCAGTGAAATCTATGCAACCTGGCCCACCAATACGATTCGCGCAAATGTACTGGCAATTATGTCCTTTACATTAAATCGGGTCTATACAGAATGGTACCGGAACCAGGGCTATGATTTTACTATTACATCTTCCACTGCATTTGACCACAAATGGATTCCTGAACGGAATATTTACGATTCTATTTCAATCATCGTAGATGAATTATTTGCCGACTATCTTGCAAGACCAAATGTAAGACAGCCGATACTTACACAGTATTGCGATGGAAGACAGGTTCAATGTCCAAATTGGATGACACAGTGGGGCTCAAAGACCTTAGGTGATCAAGGGTATACTCCCATCCAAATTCTACGTTACTACTACGGTGATGACATGTATATTAACACTGCCAGTGCAATTTCCGGTATTCCATCGTCCTGGCCGGGTTACGACTTAAGTATCGGTTCCACCGGTGACAAGGTACGCCAGATGCAGGAGCAACTCCTTGTTATATCTGATGCCTATCCAGCAATTCCTAAGATTGATGCAGATGGAATCTTCGGTCCTGCCACTGAAGCTGCTGTACGAAAATTTCAGTTAATCTTCGGTCTTCCAGTGACTGGAATTGTTGATTATAAAACATGGTATAAAATCTCAGAAATATATGTTGGAGTATCTAGAATTGCAGAATTAAATTAG
- a CDS encoding ATP-binding protein, translating to MKTITIEDVEKKDINQVTILDIRPEDAYCRGTVEGAINIPMQEVDNRRDEIPRDKPVYVLCHTGEWSAYTVNMLEEAGYEAYNIEGGYRSFLRMMLGRFVENETVMAEKQKDIEKSIIKKFRKSVWCKFTKAIREYELVKDGDKIAVCISGGKDSMLMAKLFQELRKHGKANFELVFLVMNPGYNADNWKIIQDNAKVLGIPLTVFESNIFDTVADIDKNPCYLCARMRRGYLYSHAKELGCNKIALGHHYDDVIETILMGMLYSGKIETMMPKLHSTNFEGMELIRPMYLIKEADIIGWRDYNQLNFIQCACRFTENCATCGGGRGSKRDEMKELIAQFREESNLIEKNIFRSVHNVNLRTIIGYHKDDDIYNFLDDYDERGKKKHEKM from the coding sequence ATGAAGACGATTACGATAGAAGATGTAGAGAAGAAAGATATAAATCAGGTCACAATTTTGGATATCCGTCCGGAGGATGCTTACTGTAGAGGAACCGTTGAAGGTGCAATCAATATTCCGATGCAGGAAGTGGACAATCGAAGAGATGAGATTCCGAGAGATAAACCAGTATATGTACTTTGCCACACCGGGGAGTGGAGTGCTTATACAGTAAATATGCTGGAAGAAGCAGGATATGAAGCGTACAATATTGAAGGTGGATATCGTTCTTTTCTACGTATGATGCTTGGACGTTTTGTGGAAAATGAGACAGTCATGGCTGAAAAACAGAAGGATATTGAAAAAAGTATTATTAAAAAGTTCCGTAAATCTGTCTGGTGCAAATTTACGAAGGCAATTCGGGAGTATGAACTTGTAAAAGACGGAGACAAGATTGCTGTCTGTATTTCTGGTGGAAAAGATTCTATGCTTATGGCGAAACTTTTTCAAGAGCTTAGAAAGCATGGAAAAGCAAATTTTGAGCTAGTCTTTCTTGTGATGAATCCAGGATATAATGCAGATAACTGGAAGATTATTCAGGATAATGCAAAGGTCCTTGGAATTCCGTTAACAGTATTTGAAAGCAATATTTTTGATACTGTAGCAGACATTGACAAAAATCCGTGTTATCTCTGTGCAAGAATGCGCAGAGGTTATCTTTATTCACATGCGAAGGAGCTTGGATGTAATAAGATTGCATTAGGACACCATTATGATGATGTGATTGAGACGATTCTGATGGGAATGCTATACAGTGGAAAGATTGAGACAATGATGCCTAAACTTCATAGTACGAACTTTGAAGGTATGGAGTTGATCCGACCAATGTATCTGATTAAAGAGGCGGATATTATTGGATGGCGAGATTATAATCAATTAAATTTTATCCAGTGTGCATGCAGGTTTACAGAAAATTGTGCAACCTGTGGCGGAGGACGTGGTTCCAAACGTGATGAAATGAAAGAACTAATCGCGCAGTTCAGAGAAGAAAGCAATCTGATTGAAAAGAATATTTTCCGAAGTGTTCATAATGTAAATTTAAGAACAATCATTGGATATCACAAAGATGATGATATTTACAATTTCCTTGATGACTACGATGAACGTGGAAAAAAGAAACATGAAAAAATGTAA
- a CDS encoding GNAT family N-acetyltransferase, with protein sequence MEYTKATIDDMEEFYDLVQNTIQEVYPKYYPEEVVRFFSQQHCWENLERDLEEERIYILQDGECVIGAGSFEGNHITRVFVRKDYQRHGVGSLIMQRLEDVIAREYESVRLEATLPAVIMFEKRGYRTIRHEKWTVRNGAVLVYPVMEKILRR encoded by the coding sequence TTGGAGTATACAAAAGCGACAATTGATGATATGGAAGAATTCTATGATCTTGTTCAAAATACGATTCAAGAAGTTTATCCAAAGTACTATCCGGAGGAAGTGGTAAGGTTCTTTAGCCAGCAGCATTGCTGGGAGAATTTGGAACGTGATCTTGAAGAGGAACGCATTTATATCCTTCAGGATGGGGAGTGTGTGATTGGTGCCGGCAGTTTTGAGGGCAACCATATTACTCGGGTCTTTGTGAGGAAAGATTATCAGAGACATGGCGTTGGCAGTCTGATCATGCAGCGGTTGGAAGATGTGATTGCCAGAGAATATGAGTCGGTACGTCTGGAGGCTACGTTGCCTGCAGTAATTATGTTTGAAAAGAGAGGGTACCGTACAATTCGCCATGAAAAGTGGACTGTGAGAAATGGGGCAGTGCTTGTGTATCCTGTGATGGAGAAAATATTGCGTAGATAA
- a CDS encoding 1-deoxy-D-xylulose-5-phosphate reductoisomerase yields the protein MKKIAILGSTGSIGTQTLEVVRENGDIEVLGLAAGSNISLLEEQIREFQPKLVAVWDEKKAAELKIKVQDLDVKIVTGMDGLIEVSVMEEVEILLTAVVGMIGIRPTVEAIKAGKDIALANKETLVTAGHIIMPLAKEMGVSILPVDSEHSAIFQSLQGNKMNSIHKILLTASGGPFRGKKQEDLLNIQVEDALKHPNWAMGRKITIDSSTMVNKGLEVIEAKWLFGVEVDKVQVVVQPQSVIHSMVEYEDGAIIAQLGTPDMKLPIQYALYYPKRRYLPGDRLDFWRMGKLDFEKPDMDTFYGLALAYEAGRTGGSLPTVFNAANEMAVGQFLNREIKYLEIIEIIEDCMRAHKNIENPTLDQILETEAETYARIKSRR from the coding sequence ATGAAGAAAATAGCAATTCTGGGTTCTACAGGTTCCATTGGAACACAGACACTGGAAGTCGTAAGAGAAAATGGAGATATCGAGGTACTTGGTCTGGCAGCAGGAAGCAATATTTCGCTTCTGGAAGAGCAGATAAGGGAATTTCAGCCAAAACTTGTAGCTGTCTGGGATGAGAAAAAAGCGGCAGAATTAAAAATAAAAGTACAGGATCTGGATGTAAAAATCGTAACTGGTATGGACGGACTGATTGAAGTATCAGTTATGGAAGAAGTGGAGATACTGTTGACAGCTGTTGTTGGTATGATTGGAATCCGCCCGACGGTTGAGGCAATTAAAGCAGGAAAAGATATCGCTCTCGCAAATAAAGAGACATTGGTAACTGCGGGACATATCATTATGCCCCTGGCAAAAGAAATGGGGGTTTCCATTCTTCCGGTGGATAGTGAGCACAGTGCCATTTTCCAGTCACTTCAAGGCAATAAGATGAATTCAATCCATAAGATTTTATTGACAGCTTCGGGTGGACCGTTCCGCGGGAAAAAACAGGAAGACCTTTTGAATATTCAGGTAGAAGATGCGTTAAAGCATCCGAATTGGGCAATGGGACGGAAAATTACGATTGATTCTTCAACTATGGTCAATAAAGGTCTGGAAGTCATTGAAGCAAAATGGCTTTTTGGAGTGGAGGTGGATAAAGTACAAGTCGTTGTACAACCGCAGAGTGTCATTCATTCTATGGTAGAATATGAAGATGGCGCAATTATTGCACAACTTGGTACACCAGATATGAAACTTCCAATTCAATATGCACTTTATTATCCTAAGCGCAGGTATTTGCCGGGAGACAGGCTGGATTTCTGGCGCATGGGAAAACTGGATTTTGAAAAGCCGGATATGGATACATTTTACGGACTGGCACTGGCTTATGAAGCGGGAAGAACAGGTGGATCGCTTCCAACTGTATTCAATGCGGCAAATGAAATGGCAGTCGGACAATTTTTGAACAGGGAGATTAAATATCTGGAGATTATAGAGATTATAGAGGATTGTATGAGAGCACATAAGAATATTGAGAACCCGACACTTGACCAGATTCTGGAGACAGAAGCTGAAACTTACGCACGAATCAAAAGCAGGAGGTAA
- a CDS encoding isoprenyl transferase has translation MMNIPQHVAIILDGNGRWAKAKGMSRNYGHAQGSKNVEKICEEAWCMGIKYLTVYAFSTENWNRPKEEVNALMKLLRNYMKTCLKTAAKNDMKVRVIGDITKLDEDIQKRILELEEATKNNGGLNFQIAINYGSRDEITRAVRTLAEDVKEGKLMPEEVNEACIERYLDTHDIPDPDLLIRTSGEQRLSNYLLWQLAYTEFYFTDVPWPDFSKQELEKAIEQYNRRDRRYGGVKEE, from the coding sequence ATTATGAATATACCACAGCATGTTGCGATTATTCTAGATGGTAACGGACGCTGGGCAAAGGCAAAAGGAATGTCGCGTAATTATGGGCATGCACAGGGAAGTAAGAATGTAGAGAAGATTTGTGAAGAAGCATGGTGCATGGGAATAAAATATCTGACCGTATATGCTTTTTCTACTGAGAACTGGAATCGTCCAAAAGAAGAAGTAAATGCTCTGATGAAGCTGCTTCGCAATTACATGAAAACCTGTCTTAAGACAGCAGCGAAAAATGATATGAAAGTCCGTGTAATCGGAGATATTACAAAATTGGATGAAGATATTCAGAAGAGAATTCTGGAGCTTGAAGAGGCAACGAAAAATAATGGCGGATTGAATTTTCAAATTGCAATCAATTATGGAAGCCGTGATGAAATCACAAGAGCGGTACGCACGTTGGCTGAAGATGTAAAAGAAGGAAAACTTATGCCGGAAGAAGTGAATGAGGCATGTATAGAAAGGTATCTGGATACACACGATATTCCAGATCCTGACCTTCTGATTCGCACAAGTGGAGAGCAGAGATTGTCCAATTATCTTTTGTGGCAGCTTGCTTATACAGAGTTTTATTTTACCGATGTTCCATGGCCGGATTTTTCCAAGCAGGAATTGGAGAAGGCAATTGAACAGTATAATCGCAGGGACAGACGCTATGGCGGCGTGAAGGAGGAATAA
- a CDS encoding phosphatidate cytidylyltransferase has protein sequence MFKTRLISGIILVIVLIATVGTGGNVLFGLLAVVSLIGLTELYKVIEVQNKLLGFAGYLATVAYYVLLYTGNLQYMTLFTIVFLVLVMAVYVFTFPNYRSEQVMTVFFGVFYVAVMLSYIYQTRMLEDGGIVVWLIFLSSWGCDTCAYCAGMLLGKHKMAPKLSPKKSVEGGIGGVLGAALLGVLFALAVNQWAGAQAGVLEYAIICGVGGMISQVGDLAASAIKRNHEIKDYGKLIPGHGGILDRFDSVIFTAPIIYYLTMALAGNL, from the coding sequence ATGTTTAAGACAAGGCTCATAAGTGGAATTATACTGGTGATTGTGCTGATTGCGACAGTCGGAACTGGAGGAAATGTTCTTTTTGGTCTGCTTGCGGTTGTCAGCCTGATTGGATTGACAGAATTATATAAAGTGATAGAAGTTCAGAATAAACTTTTAGGATTTGCAGGATATCTGGCAACAGTGGCCTATTATGTACTGCTCTATACTGGGAATCTTCAGTATATGACACTTTTTACGATTGTGTTTTTAGTATTAGTTATGGCGGTATATGTATTTACATTTCCAAATTACAGATCTGAACAGGTGATGACTGTATTTTTTGGAGTGTTTTATGTAGCAGTAATGTTGTCCTACATTTATCAGACACGCATGCTGGAAGATGGGGGCATAGTTGTATGGTTGATTTTCTTAAGTTCCTGGGGCTGTGATACTTGTGCATATTGTGCCGGTATGCTTCTTGGAAAGCACAAGATGGCACCAAAACTCAGCCCAAAGAAATCTGTAGAAGGTGGTATTGGTGGCGTACTGGGGGCTGCGCTTCTAGGAGTGTTATTTGCATTAGCTGTGAATCAGTGGGCAGGAGCACAGGCAGGAGTTCTGGAATACGCAATCATTTGCGGAGTCGGTGGAATGATTTCACAGGTTGGAGATCTGGCTGCTTCTGCAATCAAAAGAAATCATGAGATTAAGGATTACGGGAAATTGATCCCGGGACATGGTGGAATTCTGGACCGGTTCGACAGTGTAATATTTACAGCTCCGATTATTTATTATCTGACCATGGCGCTGGCGGGGAATTTGTAA
- a CDS encoding carbamoyl phosphate synthase small subunit translates to MKAFLILEDGTVFEGKSIGTTRDMISEIVFNTSMTGYLEVLTDPSYAGQAVVMTYPLIGNYGITPDMESKKAWPDGYIVRELSRMPSNFRCNGTIQDFLVAQDIPGIEGVDTRALTKILREKGTMNGMITTNENYNLDEIIPKLKAYTVGDVVSKVTCDEKHVLPGEKFKVALMDFGAKNNISKSLIQRGCEVTVYPADTKAEEIIKSNPDGIMLSNGPGDPETCVSIIEEIRKLSETDIPIFAICLGHQLMALAYGAKTYKLKYGHRGGNHPVKDLSTGRVYISSQNHGYAVDYNTMDKNVAEEAFINVNDGTNEGLNYIGKKIYTVQFHPEACPGPQDSTFLFDRFIEMMKGDK, encoded by the coding sequence ATGAAAGCATTTCTAATTCTAGAAGACGGGACAGTCTTTGAGGGAAAAAGTATCGGGACGACGAGGGATATGATCAGTGAGATTGTTTTTAATACGTCAATGACCGGATATCTGGAGGTGCTGACAGACCCTTCATATGCCGGACAGGCCGTTGTGATGACTTATCCACTGATAGGAAACTATGGAATCACACCAGATATGGAGTCAAAGAAAGCATGGCCGGACGGATATATTGTAAGAGAATTATCCAGAATGCCAAGTAATTTCAGATGCAACGGTACAATTCAGGATTTCCTTGTTGCACAGGACATTCCAGGAATTGAAGGCGTGGATACAAGAGCATTGACGAAGATTCTCAGGGAAAAGGGAACCATGAATGGTATGATTACTACAAATGAGAATTATAATTTAGATGAAATCATTCCAAAACTTAAGGCGTACACCGTTGGAGATGTTGTATCAAAGGTGACCTGCGACGAGAAACATGTTCTTCCAGGAGAAAAATTTAAAGTGGCACTTATGGATTTTGGAGCAAAGAATAATATTTCAAAATCTTTAATTCAAAGAGGCTGTGAAGTGACTGTCTATCCGGCAGACACAAAAGCAGAAGAAATCATAAAATCTAATCCGGACGGAATCATGTTATCCAATGGTCCTGGAGATCCGGAAACTTGTGTTTCTATTATAGAAGAGATCCGAAAATTATCAGAGACAGACATTCCAATATTTGCAATTTGTCTGGGACATCAGTTGATGGCTCTTGCATATGGTGCAAAGACATATAAATTAAAATATGGTCACAGAGGTGGCAATCACCCTGTAAAAGATCTGTCTACGGGACGCGTTTACATTTCCTCGCAGAATCACGGATATGCGGTTGATTATAATACTATGGATAAGAATGTTGCAGAAGAAGCATTTATCAATGTCAATGATGGAACAAACGAAGGATTGAATTACATAGGCAAGAAGATATACACTGTACAGTTCCACCCGGAAGCATGCCCGGGACCACAGGATTCTACATTCCTGTTTGACAGATTTATTGAGATGATGAAGGGGGACAAATAA